From Oryza sativa Japonica Group chromosome 4, ASM3414082v1, one genomic window encodes:
- the LOC107280538 gene encoding uncharacterized protein, whose product MADGANNDDVWRRRFEEVLERLDALSGQITDLDQQQRDQNMVINRLERGARAQSPHFDDVGGGGGLGGGRGGNYFGRGDPFARGGDGFGPDGGRSGFHGRFGHRYDGDGERPPRYHKLDFPKYDGRDDPLPFLNRCEQLIWGQRTPEDDKVWLASYHLLDGAQQWYTCLERDHGPPSWHRFSELLNMRYGPLLRSAPLGELAAYRRTSTVDDYTDHFLDLLARAGYLSEDQQVITRRATEIVLLTVSLVPEIVH is encoded by the exons ATGGCAGACGGTGCCAACAACGACGACGTTTGGCGCCGGCGTTTCGAGGAAGTCCTGGAACGCCTCGACGCGCTCAGCGGCCAAATCACTGATCTCGATCAGCAGCAGCGCGATCAGAACATGGTCATCAATCGTCTGGAGCGTGGGGCTCGCGCACAGTCCCCTCATTTCGACGACgtaggtggcggtggcggcctcgGCGGAGGCCGTGGCGGCAACTACTTCGGCCGCGGCGATCCCTTTGCTCGCGGCGGTGATGGCTTTGGCCCGGACGGCGGTCGGAGCGGCTTCCACGGTCGATTCGGTCACCGCTATGATGGTGATGGCGAGCGACCCCCACGCTACCACAAGCTCGACTTCCCCAAGTACGACGGCCGCGACGATCCACTTCCTTTTCTCAACCGGTGTGAGCAATTAATCTGGGGACAACGCACGCCGGAAGATGACAAGGTGTGGCTGGCCTCCTACCACTTGCTCGACGGAGCGCAGCAGTGGTATACGTGTCTGGAGCGTGACCATGGGCCGCCCTCGTGGCACCGTTTTTCGGAGCTCCTCAACATGCGCTACGGCCCCCTACTCCGTTCAGCACCGCTGGGCGAGCTCGCGGCCTACCGGCGCACGTCTACGGTGGACGACTACACCGACCACTTCCTCGACCTGCTGGCTCGCGCGGGCTACCTCTCCGAAGATCAGCAG GTCATAACTAGAAGGGCTACTGAAATTGTTCTGCTAACGGTGTCACTTGTCCCAGAAATTGTTCATTGA